One window of Eisenibacter elegans DSM 3317 genomic DNA carries:
- the dnaG gene encoding DNA primase: protein MRISLNTAETIRQQMNVLEVVEDFLSLKRKGNNWWAPCPFHNERTASFSVNPAKGIYKCFGCGAGGDAITFIMEHEQLSYPEALAYLAKKYNIEVEYEGGSPDEHRAELQARESLLIAMEYAKQYYQKHLYEHEDGRIGQSYFKERGFLPQTVKHFELGFSPAAWDAFTQHALGHGYTLETLIKAGLSSTNEAGKTYDRFRERVMFPIHNLAGKVIAFGARLLTKEAKQAKYLNSPETPIYHKGQVLYGLYFAKKAIRELNECLLVEGYTDVISLHQAGIKHVVSSSGTALTVEQIRLIGRFTPNVTVVYDGDAAGIKAALRGLDLILEQGLNVKVAVLPDGQDPDSYVQAVGEEAFRQYLDTQATDFITFKTALFLQDAGNDPLKRTEVLREIVQSIAKIPDAIARAVWVQHTSERMRIGEETIMTEVNKLLLKAAQKQSAPTPESEAPEAPPLPKPPEEALPSALLQQERENIRMLLYYAHYELEQDLTLCRYFLQEIADLKLQNPIYQKIADTYKQYLLEGEVPVAEVFLTHPDPEVRREVAILMAQKREVSNNWYEKHEVYIPKDEEMLGSLVYRAILHLKLRHIREQIRLNMQALEAATTPEAQDELLQVAMALKALEKDIATFLGNVIMR, encoded by the coding sequence ATGCGCATCTCCCTAAATACCGCCGAGACCATCCGCCAACAGATGAATGTGTTGGAGGTGGTCGAAGATTTCCTTTCGCTCAAGCGCAAGGGCAACAACTGGTGGGCTCCCTGTCCTTTTCATAATGAACGGACAGCCTCCTTTTCGGTCAATCCGGCCAAGGGGATTTACAAATGCTTTGGCTGTGGCGCGGGGGGCGATGCCATCACCTTCATCATGGAACACGAGCAGCTTAGCTACCCTGAGGCACTGGCCTATTTGGCCAAAAAATACAACATCGAGGTGGAGTATGAAGGTGGTTCGCCCGACGAGCACCGCGCCGAGCTTCAAGCTCGCGAAAGCCTGCTGATTGCGATGGAGTATGCCAAGCAATATTACCAAAAACACCTCTATGAGCACGAAGACGGGCGTATTGGGCAAAGCTATTTCAAAGAGCGTGGCTTCCTTCCCCAAACAGTCAAACACTTTGAGCTAGGCTTTAGCCCCGCCGCTTGGGATGCCTTCACCCAACACGCCCTCGGGCACGGTTATACGCTCGAAACCCTCATCAAGGCCGGCCTGAGCAGTACCAATGAAGCCGGCAAGACATATGACCGCTTCCGCGAGCGGGTGATGTTTCCTATACACAATCTCGCCGGAAAGGTCATCGCCTTTGGTGCACGCCTCCTGACCAAGGAAGCCAAGCAGGCCAAATACCTCAACTCCCCCGAAACACCTATTTATCATAAAGGACAGGTACTCTATGGGTTGTATTTTGCCAAAAAAGCTATCCGTGAGCTCAACGAATGCCTGTTGGTCGAAGGTTATACCGATGTCATTTCGTTACATCAGGCGGGTATCAAACATGTGGTCTCTTCGTCGGGTACGGCGCTGACCGTAGAACAAATCCGACTTATCGGGCGGTTTACGCCTAATGTTACCGTGGTATATGACGGGGATGCTGCCGGCATCAAGGCTGCATTGCGCGGGCTAGACTTGATTTTGGAACAAGGGCTGAACGTAAAAGTAGCGGTGTTGCCCGATGGCCAAGACCCTGATAGCTATGTGCAGGCCGTGGGAGAAGAGGCTTTCCGCCAATATCTCGATACCCAAGCAACGGACTTTATCACCTTCAAAACAGCGTTGTTCCTCCAAGACGCAGGCAATGACCCGCTCAAACGTACCGAAGTACTGCGGGAGATTGTTCAGTCAATTGCCAAAATTCCTGATGCTATCGCCAGGGCTGTGTGGGTACAGCATACCTCAGAGCGGATGCGCATTGGCGAAGAGACCATTATGACAGAGGTAAACAAGCTCTTGCTCAAAGCCGCTCAGAAACAAAGCGCCCCCACACCAGAATCTGAAGCACCGGAGGCTCCTCCTCTTCCCAAACCACCCGAAGAGGCGCTACCTTCGGCCTTGCTCCAACAAGAACGCGAAAATATCCGAATGTTGCTCTACTATGCTCACTATGAGTTGGAGCAAGACCTGACACTTTGCCGGTATTTTTTGCAAGAAATAGCCGACCTAAAGCTTCAAAATCCTATATATCAAAAAATTGCGGATACTTACAAACAATATTTACTCGAAGGAGAAGTACCTGTAGCCGAGGTTTTCCTAACCCACCCCGACCCTGAAGTACGTCGTGAAGTAGCTATATTGATGGCGCAAAAACGAGAGGTAAGCAACAATTGGTACGAAAAACACGAGGTATATATCCCTAAGGATGAGGAGATGCTGGGTAGCTTGGTTTACAGGGCTATTCTGCACCTCAAACTCCGCCATATCCGTGAGCAGATACGCCTTAATATGCAGGCGCTCGAAGCCGCCACCACGCCCGAAGCCCAAGATGAACTGCTTCAGGTAGCTATGGCGCTCAAAGCCTTAGAGAAAGATATCGCTACTTTTTTGGGAAATGTGATTATGCGGTAG